The Papaver somniferum cultivar HN1 unplaced genomic scaffold, ASM357369v1 unplaced-scaffold_107, whole genome shotgun sequence genome includes a region encoding these proteins:
- the LOC113327666 gene encoding vegetative cell wall protein gp1-like isoform X2: MMAIKICFVAIFLTWIASISLAHEVSQVTTDRLPSIDIRLSFGRAKICQLKEEYVRGRCWPTHNCICCQQNCKRWCEKRKRVLNRLKCIKKGNPGPRASLVCHCCCKKRSSSLPALPPSSPSPELPTTSSPPPAPSPLPPPSPPPPTPPYPSASPPPPPSSLPPPYPSASPPPPSPSPELPTASSPPPPPSSLPPPYPFASPPAPSSPSQPLSPSPSASPPAPTSPSQSPPAPPSPSPSLSPLAPSPSPSPHLSPPAPPSPSPSLSPPSPSVSPPAPSSPSAPLSPPAPFPPAPSSPSQSLSPPAPPPSPSASPPAPLSPSQSPPAPLSPSLSLSPPAPSPSPVASPPAPLSPSESPPAASSPSPSLSPPAPPPSPLAPTYSSPSASPPAPLSPSKSPAALTYPSPSLSPPAPSPSPPSPLSPSETPPAPSSPSPSLSPPAPPPSLSPPAPLSPSQSPAAPPSPSQTPPPYSSP, translated from the exons ATGATGGCAATTAAGATCTgttttgttgcaatttttctcaCTTGGATTGCTAGCATATCAC TTGCTCATGAGGTGAGTCAGGTGACGACCGATAGGTTGCCTTCAATTGATATCAGGTTGTCATTTGGCAGAGCAAAAATATGTCAACTGAAGGAGGAATACGTACGAGGCCGTTGCTGGCCAACACACAATTGCATCTGTTGTCAGCAAAATTGTAAACGATGGTGTGAAAAAAGAAAGAGAGTGCTAAATCGTCTAAAGTGTATAAAAAAAGGGAATCCAGGACCGCGTGCCAGTCTCGTCTGTCATTGCTGCTGCAAAAAAAGGTCATCTTCACTGCCAGCCCTACCTCCATCCTCACCCTCGCCTGAGTTGCCTACGACTTCATCCCCACCACCAGCACCATCCCCACTGCCACCTCCATCTCCACCTCCACCTACACCTCCATACCCATctgcatctccaccaccaccaccatcctcACTGCCACCTCCATATCCATctgcatctccaccaccaccctcACCATCTCCTGAGTTGCCTACGGCGtcatccccaccaccaccaccatcctcGCTGCCACCTCCATATCCATTTGCATCTCCACCCGCACCTTCATCTCCCTCTCAACCTCTATCTCCATCTCCATCTGCATCTCCACCCGCACCTACATCTCCATCCCAATCTCCACCTGCACCTCCATCACCATCTCCATCGCTATCACCACTagctccatctccatctccatctccacaTTTATCTCCACCTGCACCTCCATCCCCCTCTCCATCactgtcaccaccatctccatctgtATCTCCACCTGCACCTTCATCTCCCTCTGCCCCATTATCACCACCAGCTCCATTTCCACCTGCACCTTCATCTCCCTCTCAATCACTATCACCACCAGCTCCACCTCCATCTCCATCTGCATCTCCACCTGCACCTCTATCTCCATCACAATCTCCACCTGCACCTCTATCTCCCTCTCTATCACTGTCCCCACCagctccatctccatctccagtTGCATCTCCACCAGCACCTTTGTCCCCATCGGAATCTCCACCTGCAGCGTCATCTCCCTCTCCATCACTATCACCACCAGCTCCACCTCCATCTCCACTTGCACCTACATATTCATCTCCATCTGCATCTCCACCTGCACCTTTATCTCCATCAAAATCTCCAGCTGCACTTACCTATCCCTCTCCATCACTGTCCCCACCagctccatctccatctccaccatcacCTCTGTCTCCATCTGAAACTCCACCAGCACcttcatctccatctccatcacTATCACCACCAGCTCCACCGCCATCTTTATCTCCACCTGCACCTTTATCTCCTTCTCAATCCCCAGCTGCACCTCCATCTCCATCACAAACTCCGCCTCCATATTCATCTCCATAA
- the LOC113327666 gene encoding vegetative cell wall protein gp1-like isoform X1, whose product MMAIKICFVAIFLTWIASISQVAVAHEVSQVTTDRLPSIDIRLSFGRAKICQLKEEYVRGRCWPTHNCICCQQNCKRWCEKRKRVLNRLKCIKKGNPGPRASLVCHCCCKKRSSSLPALPPSSPSPELPTTSSPPPAPSPLPPPSPPPPTPPYPSASPPPPPSSLPPPYPSASPPPPSPSPELPTASSPPPPPSSLPPPYPFASPPAPSSPSQPLSPSPSASPPAPTSPSQSPPAPPSPSPSLSPLAPSPSPSPHLSPPAPPSPSPSLSPPSPSVSPPAPSSPSAPLSPPAPFPPAPSSPSQSLSPPAPPPSPSASPPAPLSPSQSPPAPLSPSLSLSPPAPSPSPVASPPAPLSPSESPPAASSPSPSLSPPAPPPSPLAPTYSSPSASPPAPLSPSKSPAALTYPSPSLSPPAPSPSPPSPLSPSETPPAPSSPSPSLSPPAPPPSLSPPAPLSPSQSPAAPPSPSQTPPPYSSP is encoded by the exons ATGATGGCAATTAAGATCTgttttgttgcaatttttctcaCTTGGATTGCTAGCATATCAC AGGTGGCAGTTGCTCATGAGGTGAGTCAGGTGACGACCGATAGGTTGCCTTCAATTGATATCAGGTTGTCATTTGGCAGAGCAAAAATATGTCAACTGAAGGAGGAATACGTACGAGGCCGTTGCTGGCCAACACACAATTGCATCTGTTGTCAGCAAAATTGTAAACGATGGTGTGAAAAAAGAAAGAGAGTGCTAAATCGTCTAAAGTGTATAAAAAAAGGGAATCCAGGACCGCGTGCCAGTCTCGTCTGTCATTGCTGCTGCAAAAAAAGGTCATCTTCACTGCCAGCCCTACCTCCATCCTCACCCTCGCCTGAGTTGCCTACGACTTCATCCCCACCACCAGCACCATCCCCACTGCCACCTCCATCTCCACCTCCACCTACACCTCCATACCCATctgcatctccaccaccaccaccatcctcACTGCCACCTCCATATCCATctgcatctccaccaccaccctcACCATCTCCTGAGTTGCCTACGGCGtcatccccaccaccaccaccatcctcGCTGCCACCTCCATATCCATTTGCATCTCCACCCGCACCTTCATCTCCCTCTCAACCTCTATCTCCATCTCCATCTGCATCTCCACCCGCACCTACATCTCCATCCCAATCTCCACCTGCACCTCCATCACCATCTCCATCGCTATCACCACTagctccatctccatctccatctccacaTTTATCTCCACCTGCACCTCCATCCCCCTCTCCATCactgtcaccaccatctccatctgtATCTCCACCTGCACCTTCATCTCCCTCTGCCCCATTATCACCACCAGCTCCATTTCCACCTGCACCTTCATCTCCCTCTCAATCACTATCACCACCAGCTCCACCTCCATCTCCATCTGCATCTCCACCTGCACCTCTATCTCCATCACAATCTCCACCTGCACCTCTATCTCCCTCTCTATCACTGTCCCCACCagctccatctccatctccagtTGCATCTCCACCAGCACCTTTGTCCCCATCGGAATCTCCACCTGCAGCGTCATCTCCCTCTCCATCACTATCACCACCAGCTCCACCTCCATCTCCACTTGCACCTACATATTCATCTCCATCTGCATCTCCACCTGCACCTTTATCTCCATCAAAATCTCCAGCTGCACTTACCTATCCCTCTCCATCACTGTCCCCACCagctccatctccatctccaccatcacCTCTGTCTCCATCTGAAACTCCACCAGCACcttcatctccatctccatcacTATCACCACCAGCTCCACCGCCATCTTTATCTCCACCTGCACCTTTATCTCCTTCTCAATCCCCAGCTGCACCTCCATCTCCATCACAAACTCCGCCTCCATATTCATCTCCATAA
- the LOC113327936 gene encoding subtilisin-like protease SBT1.4, translating to MQVLFSPQPSTLDREFPCDVILRYCRIFSGVSLYSGKPLEKLETELVFAGDIGDGSCSQGNAVKIAGGLGLITGEWEAYGDGMTADSPLIPGAKVTFNNVVEMADYIRSNQKPVGSFVFKGTVIGSSPSSPKVASFSSRGPNLITPEIFKPDVIAPGLNMLAAWTGAAAPSGLEVEKRRVAFNIRSGTSMSCPHVSGLAAMLRKAHPTWSPAAIKSALMTTAYNADNAGKQITDQASGNISTPFEHSAGHVDPNKALNPGLIYDILPSDYVAFLCSIGYNRKQMSLFIKDMKVDCRLNKLAAGPDDLNYPSFSVVFNSSNDNSVVKYKRVVTNVGRLGVTTYRVKVNSPPSVKISVSPSLLVFISINQKLSYEVTFTSLNNDAEMEFGAIEWNNGVHVVRSPVAITWQASTTSLISSF from the exons ATGCAGGTCCTGTTCAGTCCACAGCCATCTACACTTGACAGAGAATTTCCCTGTGATGTGATTTTAAGATATTGTAGGATTTttagtggtgtttcattataTTCCGGAAAGCCACTTGAAAAATTAGAAACAGAATTAGTCTTTGCTGGTGATATTGGTGACGGATCTTGCT CCCAGGGAAATGCAGTCAAAATAGCTGGTGGTCTTGGATTGATTACGGGCGAATGGGAAGCTTATGGAGATGGAATGACTGCTGATTCACCTCTGATCCCAGGAGCTAAGGTGACCTTCAATAACGTGGTTGAAATGGCAGACTATATTAGATCGAACCAAAAACCAGTAGGGTCATTCGTATTCAAGGGAACTGTGATTGGATCTTCACCTTCATCTCCTAAAGTTGCTTCATTTTCTAGTCGTGGCCCAAACCTTATAACACCAGAAATTTTCAAACCAGACGTTATCGCACCGGGTCTTAATATGTTGGCTGCTTGGACGGGAGCTGCTGCTCCATCAGGTTTAGAAGTTGAGAAAAGACGGGTCGCGTTCAATATAAGATCTGGTACATCCATGTCATGCCCTCACGTGAGCGGATTAGCTGCAATGCTTCGTAAGGCTCATCCGACATGGAGTCCAGCTGCAATCAAGTCTGCTCTTATGACTACAGCTTATAATGCAGACAACGCAGGTAAACAAATTACTGATCAGGCTTCTGGAAACATTTCAACACCATTCGAACATAGTGCTGGGCATGTTGATCCCAATAAAGCCTTAAACCCGGGCTTGATATATGACATCCTGCCAAGTGATTATGTAGCGTTCCTCTGCTCCATTGGATACAATCGGAAACaaatgtctctttttatcaaggACATGAAGGTCGATTGTAGGTTAAACAAATTGGCTGCAGGTCCAGACGATCTGAATTACCCATCGTTCTCGGTTGTTTTCAATTCATCCAATGATAACTCGGTTGTCAAGTACAAGAGAGTGGTCACTAATGTTGGGAGGCTGGGAGTTACAACCTACAGAGTGAAGGTTAACAGTCCACCTTCTGTTAAGATCAGTGTCTCACCAAGCTTACTTGTATTCATCTCGATAAACCAAAAGTTGTCTTATGAAGTCACATTCACAAGCTTGAACAACGATGCTGAAATGGAGTTTGGGGCAATCGAATGGAATAATGGTGTGCACGTTGTGCGCAGCCCTGTTGCTATAACGTGGCAAGCTTCTACTACTAGTTTGATTTCTTCATTTTGA